DNA sequence from the Gammaproteobacteria bacterium genome:
ATGCGATCGATTCCGTCGATGGCCGCAACGTATTTAATTAACAACGCCAGGTCTGCAATCTCCCCATTGTACATGGGACCCCGATAGGCGTTGACGTTCTGTCCAAGCAAAGTCACTTCCCGCACACCTTGGTCTGCGAGCTCTGCGATATCTGTGATCACATCATCGAAGGCACGGCTAAACTCCTCGCCCCGGGTGTACGGCACTACGCAAAAGGTGCAGTATTTGCTGCATCCTTCCATAATGGATACGTAGGCAGTTGGCCCCTCCGCACGAGGTTTAGGCAGACGGTCGAACTTCTCGATTTCTGGAAAAGTAATATCAATGACCCGCTTACCCGCTCCATCAACCTGGTCAAGCATCTGCGGTAAACGATGCAAGGTCTGCGGGCCAAAGACAATGTCAACAATGGGTGCCCGTTCCCAAATCGCCGCGCCTTCTTGGCTGGCCACGCAGCCCCCGACACCGATGACGAGCCCGGGTTTCTGCTTTTTCCATTGCTGCCACACACCGAGCTGCGAGAAGACCTTTTCTTGGGCTTTCTCCCGGATAGAACAGGTATTCAGTAAGAGAACGTCCGCTTCGGTGGGTTCACTCGTCCGGGTGAGTCCATGTGACTCCGCCAGAACATCCGCCATCCTGGCGGAGTCATATTCATTCATCTGACAGCCGAATGTTTTAATATAAAGTTTGCGTGCCATGACTCCGACAAATCGGAAACGACTTCAACACGTTACACGTTATCGAGGCTATTTTCCAGCCAGATCCCAGCCAACTGATAGGACCTTGATTTACCGGTTTGCACGGACCAATCTCGGTGCCGCTGAACCTCCGAGATACAACCTGTATGGTACGGGATGGTCAACTGGCAGGAAGTATGCACCTCCGACGTATATGCAATGACTTATCGCCTCATCCTCGTTTTCCCTGTTGTGCTGCTATTGCTTG
Encoded proteins:
- the miaB gene encoding tRNA (N6-isopentenyl adenosine(37)-C2)-methylthiotransferase MiaB, with translation MARKLYIKTFGCQMNEYDSARMADVLAESHGLTRTSEPTEADVLLLNTCSIREKAQEKVFSQLGVWQQWKKQKPGLVIGVGGCVASQEGAAIWERAPIVDIVFGPQTLHRLPQMLDQVDGAGKRVIDITFPEIEKFDRLPKPRAEGPTAYVSIMEGCSKYCTFCVVPYTRGEEFSRAFDDVITDIAELADQGVREVTLLGQNVNAYRGPMYNGEIADLALLIKYVAAIDGIDRIRFTTSHPVEFSESLIEAFAEVPELVNHLHLPVQSGSDRILSRMKRGHTALEYKAKVSRLRRVRPEISISSDFIVGFPGETDEDFAATMELIEEVCYDQSFSFLYSRRPGTPAASFPDDVALEVKKERLSLLQERINAMAHEISRRMIGNVERILVEGPSRKKAAELCGRTENNRVVNFSGDPSLIGQFADVRIVQALSNSLRGEPVTHERESLTTERLVSA